The Octopus bimaculoides isolate UCB-OBI-ISO-001 chromosome 1, ASM119413v2, whole genome shotgun sequence genome contains the following window.
ACATGCAAAGTAAACGGTAAATTACTTCATTTGACCCAAACTTTCATTGTCTCCTCATACATAACCAAATCAATTCTAGGAAATAAAtcagtgtgtgcgtttgtgtgtaaatCTAGTGTCAAAACGAAATTGTAAAATGTGAAAATCGGACGATGGTGAACCTATTATGGACAATGAAAAATTACATCGTTGAGAAAGACACGGAATATAAAACGTTTCGATTAATAAAGAAAGAGTTGAAATAAAtagatcaaataaaatacatttcttgaaaactaaatattattttactatgaaacaaagtaaaatggAGACTTTGGTAATGGAATTATGCATGAAGTTTTaaatcattcatttcattttgttgatcCGACGATTCGAGTGTTCGTAAACAACGATACCTATtacaatgaaatgtaaataaaagatgTGACGATTATGCGGGAGAGTAATAATTCTTTATGTATCAGCATAAACACATGTGAAGAGCTAAATTTAGTAACCAACATGTTCTTGAGAATGTCATTCAATACGAACAAGTTCCATtacatttatctttatttgtatTGATTCAATccgagaatgaaaagaaagaagtcaaaataaagagataaaagcCCCTACTTTCACACTTAAAAAACCAAGATAGTACATGGCATAGGAATGGTGTAGATgaagtagaaatgtaaatataaaagatacaattttgagagaagaaatatctaaaatataataGCGATACTTACACTATGCagttaaatgaaataatgagATGTACTGAAGTCAGACTTTAAATCAGCGAGGATAAATTCACCAGAACATTCAACTACTTCTCTGTTTTCTTCTCATTACTGAACAGTTTTTTAAATTCAACTACGGTAGTTGATTGACTATTACTAAGactgaataaatatagagaaataatatATCAACAATGTTTATAAATTGTAAACGAACGAGGATGACATAACGGAAGTATCATTGACTGTAGAGGAAGAACCGGTAAAACTGGCCTCTGTGCATTAGAGAGTGATATACATGCTGAAGTTTTTGTTTCTCGTCAGTCACTCTTATTAGGACTATAGTATTCTAGATTTGTCTCCgtcttcctgtctttttttccGGCAATATGTTTAGAGCTTCGTTTTCTGGTGTGGCTTTCCTTGTTTAATTTGAAGATATTCTTCAACCAGCATATCTATAGTCAAAAGTGGTCCAGCTCTGTCCATCTCTTTTTCCAAAGTACCTAAGTGTATTACAAAATGcactcccctttctctttttcttttttaaaacaaaagctGTTTGAGTGACGATCACAGGTTGTTTTATCGTCATACTGATCAGAAAATCTTTCGCACTGACATTTCTTAATTATTCTGTCATAGTGTGTCTGACTGTGCTCTACCCATGCCAGTTAATTGGTTACTTTGAAGTCCAGAATTTACATTGGTTTGCTGGTTCTCAATTCAGAGTGATACAATCATTAACTATGTCAGTACCATCGTTCATTTCCTCTATTAATTTGTTGGACATCTCATATTCCAATGATTACCTTAACCTCTTCTCCAACTTTTACTAACTCATTGATTCCTACTCCTACcttaatttctcttctttttcttcatcacatCAAATCAGCTATCCCCTTATTTGGTTAAATTCTGAAGCTGAGTTTAACCAAATGCTCCACTTTCTCATACGTAGCTAAATCCCATTTGCCATCAAGGAAGTTGAGCTATTGCACCTCTGGCCTTTTCTCCATACCTGTCCAACTGTAATGTCAGTTTTCATCTTTCATTAATTGATGCTGAAAtacctttaaaaaaatatcaccttaaacattattataaatttagAGCTTGGTATAATCTTCTAACTTGCCAGCTTCTTTCAAACTGTCGAACCCATGATGATGAATTTCTAAGTATGTTCATATATTTcggatagatatttataaataataaaaaactaCATCCATCTCTCACAGTTAAGTATGGCTTGCTATCAGAGTGTGTCATGCTTTTGCTAATACTTTTAGTTGTTCAGTCACAAGCAGACACAGATATCCTCTCAACATTCCTATCCTTAACAGAGCAGAGCATCCCAAATGTGTCAGCTGGATGCAAAAAAGAGCTCCACCAGCATTTGGCTGGTACGTTTCAATCTGTCTcgaaaaaattaacaccaaaggtgacttcaacaggatttgaacttggagctcAGAGGGTCAGAACAAATATTGTAATACATTCTACCTGACATGCTAACTGATCTGCCAGTTTTGGTTAGGTATGAAATGTGGATTTGAGTTTCTTAAAATTACCTACAgctgtatgtttacatttgatatacattaataaggTATGTCTTAATTcagtaaaatatagaaacaatCTTAGCTACCATATTTTCAACAGTATAAATGTACCATTTTAATTGGAAAATcttgctgaccactacatttatatttagagAATGATCAGAATAAAATGATAGTGCATTCTTTGAAAAAGTGATAAGAAACAACctacaaatcaatatattttaagattCTATTTTAATGAGATTGCATAATTTTCTACAATTATATATTCTCATACAGAGTGAGTTTCACAAATACTGAATTAACTATTTGAATGTTCTAGTAGATACATTGTCATTCAGTGGAGTTTTGTTATGGTTTACTTAAGCATCATTTTGTCATCTATTTATGATGCTCACATATCATCCTCTCAAATAAATATGAACAGTATGCAACTAGAACTGTTGAGGTTGTTACAACTGTTAGACCTTCTTATCACTCCTGCACATTTTCAATACAGTCAAAGATTTGTCTTCTTTTTCAAGACTAGAAAATACTTCACTCCATCTCCCATCTACTACAACCCCTCTCAAAGCTTGAATGAAACATTGCTTCCGCAACTGGGATGGTGCTGTTGCTATTACACATACATTTTAGACCACATCCAAAGAAAGGCCAGCCAACTGTTGCCATTAAGTTGTTCACTAACACATTCCAACTTCAAGCTTACAGACATGTTCTCCTCTCTGCTTTTTCTCCTACTACAGTGAACTCTATACTTCAAAACACTCAGGTACACAACTGACTTAGCTTTTGTTCTTGTTACCATAATAGAAACCTTCTTCAGAACAAGTCCTCTGGAATTCCCTCCTTGAacatttttcctgcagctgttaACTTGCAACtatttaaaagaaacattaactGTATCAATCTCATATGTCTTGGAGAGCAAAGCCCTTTAATCTAGaccaattaaataaaaaaaagggaaagaaaacataCTTTCATTTATATTATCTATTGTAGGAGTTTGATACTGTGCACAGAGAAaggtatacaaaatatataggaATAATATGGCAAATTGAGAGAGGATAGGTACTTCAAATGCTTGAAATGTAAATGAGTAATTATCAGTAACACATACATTAAATGTACTGCTAGTCAAATACTGTGCATATAAAAGACATAATGGGATCTCAGAAAGATCGCCAGTATGGAATAATGAACATGACAGTAAAGTGATAAAAtccaaacaaattaatttattttaaaatatataatttgtagaaaACATCTGACTAGAGATAATGTACAtttatggtttctctcctgtgtgggttcgtttatgtttagttaaatTATCACTTCTAGAAAATGTttcatcacagatatcacagtggtatggtttttcacctgtatgaatacgtttgtgtcgaGCAAAATGACTGTTTTgtgagaatgttttaccacaaatatcacagtggtatggtctTACTCCTGTGTGAATACGAACGTGGCGAGACAAATTAGCACTTCCGGAacatgttttaccacaaatatcacagtcaTAAGGTCTTTCttctgtgtgaatgcgtttgtgacgAGTCAACTCAAAACTTCCAGAGTATgtcttaccacaaatatcacagtaatatggtctttttcctgtgtgaatgcgtttatGGGAAGCTAAAGTACTAGATAtggagaatgatttgccacagacatcacaatgatatggtttttcccctgtatgaatacgtttatgggtCACTAAATTACTGGTTACAGAGAATGccttaccacagacatcacaacaGTATGGTTTCTCTCtggtgtgagtgcgtttgtgggCAACTAAGTGACCATTCTCAGAAAAAGCTTTACCACAGtcatcacaatggtatggtttctctcctgtgtgaacacgtATGTGTCGAGAGAAACTATCTTTCTGGGAGAaatttttaccacaaatatcacagtggtatggttttcttcctgtatgaatatgtttgtgtcgaGAGAAATTACtactttgagaaaatgatttaccacaaatatcacagtggtatggtttctctcctgtgggAATACACTCATGGGAAGCTAAAGTACTACCTTCTGAGAatattttaccacaaatatcacaggaGTGAATTTCTTTTCCTGCATCAGCACATTTATGGCTTGTAGTGAATAGCTTTCCACATTTATCACAAGGGTGTGGTTTCACTTCTGTATTTTCCTGTGTCTGATTAGATGACTCAGTAGTTTCATGTTCTgatttttcatccatttttttctttttaatctatatTGTTTATGTATGATGGTCTTTGTTCAACTCGAAGAGTGTCAGGTCTTAAGAAAGAACTTCAAGTGGATTTATTTGAATTGAACCTTGACATTAAAAGCCAACAACTAAATGGTTATTAAATTATCTCTAGTTAACAATCATATCTAGATATCAAAGTCATTACATGAGAGAAGTAAAGCTTCATGGTAAATCTCCAATGTTTAATAGGAAGAGAGAATCTTCTGGTAGAAATTTGTAAAAGAATTCTTGCAATTTTTCACATCCATTCAGCCAAGAATTGTAGATACTTGCTGACTTCAGCTTGAAATTAATTTCGATTTTCTGTAGTTGTTAAATGTGCTGGTAATGTtacgtgaaatattttaatttcaatgtcATCTGATAACCTGcaataaaagacaacaaaagataTATGGAACAAGGAAGAGTTAACATTGAAGTGAAGATATTGAGTACATGTACAGAAATCTATGACAAGTCAgaacatatttacatagaaaagAAACTTTGATATTTAGATGCAGCAG
Protein-coding sequences here:
- the LOC106883882 gene encoding zinc finger protein 665, producing the protein MDEKSEHETTESSNQTQENTEVKPHPCDKCGKLFTTSHKCADAGKEIHSCDICGKIFSEGSTLASHECIPTGEKPYHCDICGKSFSQSSNFSRHKHIHTGRKPYHCDICGKNFSQKDSFSRHIRVHTGEKPYHCDDCGKAFSENGHLVAHKRTHTREKPYCCDVCGKAFSVTSNLVTHKRIHTGEKPYHCDVCGKSFSISSTLASHKRIHTGKRPYYCDICGKTYSGSFELTRHKRIHTEERPYDCDICGKTCSGSANLSRHVRIHTGVRPYHCDICGKTFSQNSHFARHKRIHTGEKPYHCDICDETFSRSDNLTKHKRTHTGEKP